A genomic segment from Lemur catta isolate mLemCat1 chromosome 9, mLemCat1.pri, whole genome shotgun sequence encodes:
- the RAD21 gene encoding double-strand-break repair protein rad21 homolog — protein sequence MFYAHFVLSKRGPLAKIWLAAHWDKKLTKAHVFECNLESSVESIISPKVKMALRTSGHLLLGVVRIYHRKAKYLLADCNEAFIKIKMAFRPGVVDLPEENREAAYNAITLPEEFHDFDQPLPDLDDIDVAQQFSLNQSRVEEITMREEVGNISILQENDFGDFGMDDREMMREGSAFEDDDMLVSTSASNLLLEPEQSTSNLNEKINHLEYEDQYKDDNFGEGNDGGILDDKLISNNDGGIFDDPPALSEAGVMLPEQPAHDDMDEDDNVSMGGPDSPDSVDPVEPMPTMTDQTTLVPNEEEAFALEPIDITVKETKAKRKRKLIVDSVKELDSKTIRAQLSDYSDIVTTLDLAPPTKKLMMWKETGGVEKLFSLPAQPLWNNRLLKLFTRCLTPLVPEDLRKRRKGGEADNLDEFLKEFENPEVPREDQQQQHQQRDVIDEPILEEPSRLQESAMETSRTNLDESAMPPPPPQGVKRKAGQIDPEPVIPPQQVEQMEIPPVELPPEEPPNICQLIPELELLPEKEKEKEKEKEDDEEEEDEDASGGDQDQEERRWNKRTQQMLHGLQRALAKTGAESISLLELCRNTNRKQAAAKFYSFLVLKKQQAIELTQEEPYSDIIATPGPRFHII from the exons ATGTTCTACGCACATTTTGTCCTCAGTAAAAGAGGGCCTCTGGCCAAAATTTGGCTAGCGGCCCATTGGGATAAGAAGCTAACCAAAGCCCATGTATTTGAGTGTAATTTGGAAAGCAGTGTGGAGAGTATCATCTCACCAAAG GTGAAGATGGCATTACGGACATCAGGACATCTCTTATTGGGAGTAGTTCGAATTTATCACAGGAAAGCCAAGTACCTTCTTGCCGACTGTAATGAGGCATTTATTAAGATAAAGATGGCTTTTCGCCCAG GTGTTGTTGACCTGCCTGAGGAAAATCGGGAAGCAGCCTATAATGCCATTACTTTACCTGAAGAATTTCATGACTTTGATCAGCCACTGCCTGACTTAGA TGACATCGATGTGGCCCAGCAGTTCAGCCTGAATCAAAGTAGAGTGGAAGAGATAACCATGAGAGAAGAAGTTGGGAACATCAGTATATTACAAGAAAATGATTTTG GCGACTTTGGAATGGATGATCGTGAGATGATGAGAGAAGGTAGTGCTTTTGAGGATGACGACATGTTAGTAAGCACTAGTGCTTCTAACCTCCTATTAGAGCCTGAACAGAGCACCAGCAATCTGAATGAGAAGATTAACCATTTAGAATATGAAGACCAATATAAGGATGATAATTTTGGAGAAGGAAATGATGGTGGAATATTAG ATGACAAACTTATTAGTAATAACGATGGTGGTATCTTTGACGATCCTCCTGCCCTTTCTGAGGCAGGGGTGATGTTGCCAGAGCAGCCTGCACATGACGATATGGATGAGGATGATAACGTATCAA tggGTGGGCCTGATAGTCCTGATTCAGTGGATCCCGTTGAACCCATGCCGACTATGACTGATCAAACAACACTTGTTCCAAATGAGGAAGAAGCATTTGCATTGGAACCTATTGATATAACTG TCAAGGAAACAAAAgccaagaggaagaggaagctaATCGTTGACAGTGTCAAAGAGTTGGATAGCAAGACAATTCGAGCCCAACTTAGTGATTATTCTGATATTGTTACTACGTTGGATCTGGCACCACCCACCAAGAAACTGATGATGTGGAAAGAGACAGGAGGAGTGGAAAAACTTTTCTCTTTACCTGCTCAGCCTTTGTGGAATAACAGACTACTGAAG CTCTTTACACGCTGTCTTACACCACTTGTACCAGAAGACCTTAGGAAAAGGCGGAAAGGAGGAGAGGCAGATAATTTGGATGAGTTTCTCAAAGAATTTGAAAATCCAGAGGTTCCTAGAGAGGATCAGCAACAGCAGCATCAGCAGCGTGATGTTATCG ATGAGCCCATTTTGGAAGAGCCAAGCCGCCTCCAGGAGTCAGCTATGGAGACCAGCAGAACAAACTTGGATGAGTCAGCCATGCCCCCTCCACCACCTCAGGGAGTTAAGCGAAAAGCCGGACAAATTGACCCAGAGCCTGTGATTCCT cctCAGCAGGTAGAACAGATGGAAATACCACCTGTAGAGCTTCCCCCAGAAGAACCTCCAAATATCTGTCAGCTAATACCAGAGTTAGAACTTCTaccagaaaaagagaaggagaaagaaaaggaaaaagaagatgatgaggaagaggag GATGAAGATGCTTCAGGGGGTGATCAGgaccaagaagaaagaagatggaACAAAAGAACTCAGCAGATGCTTCATGGTCTTCAG cGAGCTCTCGCTAAAACTGGAGCTGAATCTATCAGTTTGCTTGAGTTATGTCGAAACACGAACAGAAAGCAAGCTGCAGCAAAGTTCTACAGCTTCTTGGTTCTTAAAAAGCAGCAAGCTATTGAGCTAACACAGGAAGAACCGTACAGCGACATCATCGCAACACCTGGACCAAGGTTCCATATTATATAA